In the Acetobacterium sp. KB-1 genome, ATCCCTGCTTAATTCGATGTTTTTTGACGATCGTCGCTATGACCTGGCCAAGGTCGGCCGTCATAAATACAATAAAAAACTATCACTGTCAACCCGGATTGCCGGCCAGCGAGCGGCGAATACTGTGGTAAACCCGGAAACCGGTGAAGTCTATGTTGAAGAAGGCGAAATCATCACAAACGATGTCGCCATTGATATTCAGAACACCGGGATCAACGTCGTTGACGTAAAAGTGGAAGACAAAATTGTCCGTGTCATCGGAAACGGTTTTGTCGACATTAGTGCCCAGGATCTGGCTTTTGACATCAGTGATTTGGATATCACCGAAAATGTCTGCTACGAAGTGCTAAAAGAGATCTTAGAATCGGATGCAACCGACGAGGAAAAGAAAAAATCGATTAAAAAGCGAATGGATGAGCTGGTACCGAAGCATGTACTGATTTCAGATCTTCACGCCTCCATCTCTTATATTATTGGTCTGGACTATGATATCGGCGCCATTGATGATATTGACCATTTAGGCAATCGTCGTCTGCGTTCGGTTGGCGAACTGTTGCAAAATCAGTTCCGCATCGGGTTATCGCGAATGGAACGGGTTGTTCGAGAACGAATGTCGGTTCAGGACGACGAAATATTAACCCCTCAGGGCTTAATTAACACCCGCCCGGTCAATGCTGCCTTAAAAGAATTCTTTGGTAGCTCGCAATTGTCACAATTTATGGATCAGACCAATCCGTTGGCTGAATTAACCCATAAACGACGTTTATCAGCATTGGGACCCGGCGGATTAAGCCGTGAGCGAGCCGGGTTTGAGGTTCGCGATGTTCATCATAGCCATTACGGCCGGATGTGTCCAATTGAGACCCCGGAAGGTCCGAACATCGGACTAATCGGTTCGCTTAGTACCTATGCCCGGGTTAATGAGTATGGCTTTATTGAAGCACCCTACCGGAAAGTACATAATGGCGTTGTTTCGGAAGAAATTCATTATCTGGCGGCGGATGAAGAAGGTCGCTATACCATTGCCCAGGCCAATGAGCCGCTGGATGACAATAATCGTTTTGCTCGTAAACAAGTTACCGGTCGAGCCGGCAGCAAACGTGATTTTGTATTAATTCCACCGGATCGGGTTGACTACATGGATATTTCACCAAAGCAAATCGTTTCGGTGGCGACATCGCTGATTCCCTTCCTTGAAAATGATGATGCTAACCGGGCCCTGATGGGCGCCAACATGCAACGTCAGGCGGTACCACTGCTGATTCCCAAAGCGCCGGTAATCGGTACGGGAATGGAGCATAAGGCGGCCAAGGATTCCGGAGTCTGTGTCATTGCCAGAAATGCTGGAACGGTAGAACGGGTGGAAGCTGCGGCAGTCCATATTCGTACCGATAACGGCGAGTTGGATAAATATACCCTGCTAAAATTCAAACGCTCCAATCAGGGCACCTGTATGAATCATAAACCTTTGGTCAACAAAGGGCAATACGTACAGGCGGGAGAAATCATTGCCGATGGTCCGTCCACTGAAATGGGCGAACTGGCTCTGGGTCGTAACATTCTGATGGGTTTTATGACCTGGGAAGGTTACAACTACGAGGATGCGATCCTGATTAATGAAAAATTACTTAAAGAAGATGTTTTCACATCGATTCATATTGAAGAATTTGAAGCCGAAGCCCGAGAAACCAATCTGGGACCGGAAGAAATCACTCGGGATATTCCCAATGTCAGTGAAGATGCGTTGAAGAACCTGGACGAACGCGGGATTATCTTTGTCGGTGCTGAGGTTAAATCCGATGATATCCTGGTTGGAAAAGTCACACCTAAGGGTGAAACGGATCTATCGGCAGAAGAAAAACTGCTGCGTGCCATTTTTGGTGAAAAAGCCCGGGAAATCCGGGATACATCCCTAAAAGTTCCCCATGGAGAATCCGGAATTGTCCTGGATGTTAAGGTCTTCTCGCGGGAAAATAAAGATGAAGATTTAAAACCGGGGGTTAATACTCTGGTGCGGGTTCTGATTGCAGTTAAACGTAAGATCTCCGTCGGCGATAAAATGGCTGGTCGTCATGGAAATAAAGGGGTAATTTCCCGAATCCTTCCCGAAGAAGATATGCCCTTTATGCCGGATGGAACGGCCCTTCAGATTGTACTTAATCCTTTGGGGGTTCCTTCGCGAATGAACATTGGTCAGGTTTTAGAAGTCCATCTGGGACTGGCGATGCGAACCATTGGCTGGCATATTGCGACCCCGGTTTTTGATCCCGCCAATGAAGATGACATCATGGAATTACTGGGTCAGGCGGGTTTGCCGGAAGATGGTAAGATTCAACTTTATGACGGACGCAGCGGCGAGCCCTTTGATAATAAGGTCACCGTTGGTTATATGTATATTCTTAAACTTCACCATTTGGTTGATGATAAAATGCATGCTCGTTCAACCGGGCCATACTCCTTAGTGACGCAGCAGCCGTTGGGTGGTAAAGCTCAATTTGGTGGCCAGCGTTTCGGAGAAATGGAAGTTTGGGCCTTAGAAGCCTACGGTGCCGCCCATACCCTGCAGGAAATTTTGACGATCAAGTCAGATGACGTGGTCGGCCGGGTTAAAGCCTACGAATCGATTGTTAAAGGCGAGAATATTCCCAAGCCGGGGATACCGGAATCGTTTAAGGTTCTGATGAAAGAATTCCAGAGTTTAGGTCTGGATGTGAACATCTTAAATGATCAGGAAATGATTAAGGTTCTTGATGATGAGATGGATGAGCGGGATCCCCTGGAAGAATTGGCCATTGAAATTGGCAGCACCGAAATTTCCGAAGCTGGAGATGACGTGAAATTGGAAGATAGCTTCCAGATTAAGAGCATTGATGATGACGAAGACGACGACTTATTTCAGTAACAATAAATTTATAAAAGAAGGGAGCGAAGCCATTTGTTAAACGAGGAATTCACCTTCAAATCCTTACAAATCGGATTGGCCTCACCTGAAAAAATCAGAGAGTGGTCACGTGGAGAAGTTAAAAAACCGGAAACGATTAATTATAGAACCCTGAAACCAGAAAAAGAGGGTCTGTTTTGTGAAAAGATTTTCGGACCTCAGAAAGACTGGGAATGTAATTGTGGTAAATACAAGCGTATTCGCCATAAGGGCATTGTCTGTGAAAACTGTGGGGTTGAAGTAACCAAGGCTAAGGTTAGACGTGAGCGGATGGGGCATATTGAATTGGCCTCTCCGGTTTCGCATATCTGGTATTTTAAAGGAATCCCCAGTCGAATGGGGCTGATCCTTGAAATGTCGCCGAGAAATCTGGAAAAAATAATTTACTTTGCCGCTTATGTGGTCACTGATCCGGGCGAGAGCAATTTTGATTTCAAACAAATCCTGACTGAGGCCGAATATAAAGAAGCAAAAGGTCAATTTGGCAATAAATTTACCGCCAGCATTGGTGCTGAAGCGATTCAGGAACTGTTAAAATTGGTTGACCTGGATCAGGAATCAGCAGTGCTCAAAGAAGAACTCAAAGGCAGTTCGGGTCAGAAAAAAATCCGGATAGCCCGACGACTAGAAGCGGTAGAAGCATTCAGAAATTCCACCAATCGTCCAGAATGGATGATTTTAGAAACGATTCCGGTTATTCCGCCAGAATTGCGGCCAATGGTACAGCTCGATGGGGGACGTTTTGCCACCTCAGATTTAAATGATTTATATCGACGGGTGATTAATCGAAATAACCGTTTGCTTAAATTGCTGGAACTGGATGCACCCGATATCATCGTTCAAAATGAAAAACGGATGCTTCAGGAAGCGGTTGATGCCTTGATTGACAATGGTCGACGCGGCCGCGCCGTTACCGGGCCGGGTAACCGCCCCTTTAAATCCCTGAGTGATATGTTAAAAGGTAAACAGGGACGCTTCCGTCAGAACCTTTTAGGAAAACGGGTTGACTACTCTGGCCGTTCGGTTATCGTTGTCGGACCAGAACTGAAAATGTATCAATGTGGACTCCCGAAAGAGATGGCGATTGAACTCTTTAAGCCCTTTGTGATGCGTGAATTGGTGGGACGAAATCTGTCCCAAAATATTAAAAGTGCCAAAAAGATGGTCGAAAAACTGGATCCCATGGTTTGGGATGTGCTGGAAGATGTTATTCAGGAACATCCGGTGCTGTTAAACCGTGCTCCGACCCTTCATCGACTGGGTATTCAGGCTTTTGAGCCGATTCTGGTTGAAGGTAAGGCGATTAAGCTCCATCCTCTGGTTTGTACGGCTTACAATGCCGACTTTGATGGCGATCAGATGGCTGTCCATGTGCCTTTGTCGGTTGAAGCTCAGGCGGAAGCGCGTTTCCTGATGCTGGCTTCCAATAATATCCTTAAACCACAGGATGGTACAGCGGTTGTTGCGCCCACCCAGGATATGATTTTAGGGACCTACTATATGACCATTTATAAAACAGATGGTAAAGGAACGGGTAGTGTCTTTAGAGATCTGGATGAAATGGAAATGGCTTACTTTAACAAGGATGTTGATCTTCATTCCCTGGTTAAGGTTCGGATAGTTAAAGAAATTGACGGTGAAATGATGACCCGTCTGGTTGATGGCACCGTTGGACGATTTATTTTCAATACCATTATTCCCCAAAATTTAGGTTTTGTTAAACGGGAAACCATTGAAGAAAAATTTGCCTTAGAAGTTGACCGGCAGGTTAATAAGAAAGTGTTATCGGAAATTGTTGAACGCTGCTATAAAACCTATGGGCCCACTAAAACATCTGAAGTACTCGACGAAATCAAGCGCTTAGGTTTTAAATTTTCGACCAGAGGCGCCATTACCGTTGGAGTCAGCGATATGGAAGTTCCAAAGAACAAAGAGGAAATCCTATCCCGGGCCGACGACAAGATTACCGAAAACATGACGCTTTATCGGCAAGGTTTTATCAGTGATGAAGAACGTTACAATAACGTTGTTGAGATCTGGAACAAAGCGACTGACGAGGTTACCGATGCTCTGCTTAATCACCTTGAAGCGCTCAATCCGATTAACATGATGGCGGATTCCGGGGCCCGAGGTAGTAAGAACCAGATTCGGCAGTTAGCTGGGATGCGTGGTCTGATGGCCAACCCAAGTGGTCGCATCATCGAATTGCCGATCCGATCAAACTTCCGTGAAGGACTAAATGTACTGGAGTTCTTCTCCTCCACTCATGGGGCCCGAAAAGGGTTGGCGGATACCGCTCTGCGTACCGCCGACTCGGGTTACTTGACACGGCGTCTGGTTGATGTCAGCCAGGATGTGATTGTCCGAGAAGATGATTGCGGCACCACGCGGGGTTATGAAGTATCTACCATAAATGATCACGGCGAAATTATTGAGACCCTGCAGGAACGACTGGTTGGTCGCTATGCCTTTGAAGATGTGATCGATCCGAAGACTGGTGAAGTATTAGCTCCCGGTGGTGAGATCATTTCAACGGAAATGGCTCAGGCGATTGATAAAGCCGGAATTGAAAAAGTACTCATTCGGGCGGCCTTTAATTGTCAATCAAAATATGGTGTCTGTAAGACCTGTTATGGAGTGGATTTAACCACCTGGCGACCGGTTGAAATCGGTGAAGCGGTTGGTATTATTGCGGCCCAGTCCATCGGTGAACCGGGTACCCAGCTGACCATGCGTACCTTCCATACTGGTGGGGTGGCCTCGGCTGACGATATCACTCAGGGTCTTCCCCGTATTGAAGAGCTTTTTGAAGCCCGAAAACCAAAAGGCCAGGCGATTATTTCAGAAATCGACGGTCGTGTGGAAATACAGGATACCCAGAAAAAAACTGAAGCAGTAGTTACCGGCGCTGATGGTGATATGAAGGTCTATCTCATTCCTTATGGCTCACGACTTCGGGTTCATACCGGCGATCAGGTTATTGCCGGGGATGAAATAACCGAAGGTTCCATTAACCCCAGTGATATTTTAAGGATTCAGGGCATTGACCATGTTCAACAATACTTGCTTCAGGAAGTACAGAAAGTTTACCGAATGCAAGGGGTGCACATTGGCGATAAGCATTTGGAGGTCATTATCCGTCAAATGCTTAGAAAAGTTAAAATCGAAAACCCTGGTGATACGGCATTATTGGCCGGCAGCCTGGTTGATATTTTTAATTTTGAAGATGAAAACACGGCTGCCCGGGAAGCTGGAGCAGAAGAAGCTACCGCCAGTCGGGAACTGCTGGGAATCACCAAAGCTTCTTTGGCGACTGACTCGTTCTTATCCGCAGCATCCTTCCAGGAAACCACCCGCGTTCTTACCGACGCCGCCATTAAAGGCAAGGTTGATCCACTGATTGGACTCAAAGAAAATGTTATTATCGGACAATTGGTGCCTGCTGGTACCGGCGTGAAGATGTATGGTGACATTGATTTGGTCTATGAACGGGAAGAAGAAGATGTATATGAAGATATGATCGAAGAAGAGACCGTCACTGAATCACTGGATATTGTCTTTGATGATGATATTTTAAACGCCTATGTTGAAGAAGAACAGGAAGAAACAGAAGATGCGATCATTACTGATTTGGACATCTTTGACCTGGATTTCTTAACGAAAGAATAATTCTTGACATTTAAGACACAAACATGTATAGTTATTAGGTGTGTTTAGAGAAAAACCACAAACAGCAAGAAGGAGGATCCGATGAATCAATTTGTTGATGTTTCAAAAGTGATTGGAATGAAGCAAACTCTTAAGGCTGTGAAAGAAGGCAACGCAATCAAAGTTATTTTGGCAGAAGATACCGATGAAAAGATCAAAAAAAGCATTGTAGAATGCTGTGATCAGTATCAGATCGCACTCGAACGGGTTGAAACCAAGGTTGGACTCGGAAAAGCCGGTGGGATTGATCGGGCAGCAGCCGTGATTGCCATTATCAAATAAAACGAATCGGGGTTGCCTTTAACGCAGCCCTGGTTCCATCAAAAGTCATTAATAGTCGTTTCGATTATTGATATATTTTTATTAAAAGGAGGTGCAGGACTAAATGCCTACAATTAATCAGCTTGTAAAAAATGGAAGAAAACGCATGGAAGAAAAAACAAAAACCCCAGCGTTGAAAGCAAACCCTCAAAAAAGAGGCGTATGTACAGCAGTTAGAACATCCACACCAAAGAAACCAAACTCAGCGCTTAGAAAAATCGCCAGAGTTCGTCTCGTTAACGGAATGGAAGTAACAGCCTATATTCCCGGTGTTGGCCACAACTTACAAGAACATAGTATTGTTCTTATTAAGGGTGGACGTGTCAAGGATTTACCAGGGGTACGTTATAAAATTATCCGTGGTGCGCTTGATACCGCTGGTGTTGATGCTCGTAGACAAGCTCGATCCAAATATGGGGCCAAAAAGCCTAAAAAGTAGTAGTGCATAGTGCTGCATATTCAAGCGCTCGTATAAATCGATCGAGACCAAATATATGTTAGAGACGCTATACGCACAACAACGAAATGTTGGATGTCGAGTACCGATGAACATAAAAAAATGTTAAGGAGGGAAGTAAAGTGCCTAGAAAAGGACCTGTTCCAAAAAGAGAAGTTTTACCTGATCCTATTTACGGAGATATTGTTGTAACGAAGTTAGTCAACAATATCATGTTAGATGGGAAAAAAGGTGTTGCCCAAAAAATCGTTTACGATGCATTTGAAAAAGTTAATGAAAAAACTGGCAAAGATGCCCTGGAAGCATTCCAGGAAGCTTTAGCTAATATCACACCTGTACTGGAAGTTAAAGCACGCCGAGTTGGTGGTGCAACCTACCAGGTACCAATGGAAATCAGAACTGAACGTAAACAAGCTTTAGGGCTTCGTTGGTTAGTTACTTATTCCAGAAAAAGATCTGAAAAAACCATGAAAGATCGTTTAGCTGGAGAAATTATGGATGCACTCAATAACAGTGGTGCCGCCGTTAAGAAAAAAGATGATACCCACGCTATGGCTGAAGCCAATAAAGCTTTTGCACATTATCGTTGGTAATCCATGTATAGAAATAAGAGAGGAAAGCATCTGTGTCAAGAGAATATAGTTTAGATAAAACAAGAAATATAGGTATTATGGCACATATTGATGCAGGAAAAACGACTACCACCGAAAGAATTCTGTTCTATTCCGGGAAAATCCATAAAATTGGAGAAACCCATGATGGGGTTTCCCAAATGGACTGGATGGAACAAGAACAAGAAAGAGGTATTACCATTACCTCGGCAGCAACCACGTGTTTTTGGAATAACAACCGTATCAATATCATTGATACACCAGGCCACGTTGATTTTACCGTAGAAGTTGAGCGATCTTTGAGAGTTCTTGATGGAGCGGTTGCTGTATTTTGTGCAAAAGGTGGCGTTGAGCCTCAATCAGAAACAGTTTGGCGACAAGCCGATAAATATCATGTTCCCAGAATGGCTTATATCAATAAAATGGACATTACCGGAGCGGACTTTTATAATGTACTGAAGATGATGGAGGATCGTTTAAGCACGAATCCTGTTCCAATTCAATTACCTATTGGCAAAGAAAGTGACTTTGTGGGGATCATCGATCTCCTGATTATGAAAGCCATAATTTATAAAGATGATTTGGGCGAAGAAATTGAAATCATCGATATTCCTGAAGACATGCGTGAGCTGGCTGACGAGTATCGTGAAAAAATAATTGAGTCGATCTCTGATTATGACGAAAGCATCATGGAAAAATTCCTTGAAGGCGAAGAAGTTGGTCTTGATGAATTAAAAGCAGCGATTCGACTGGCGACTTTGAATGTTGATATTATTCCCGTTGTTTGTGGTTCATCTTATAAAAACAAAGGTGTTCAATTAGTGTTGGATGCAATTGTTGACTACATGCCTTGCCCATTGGATGTTCCGGCGATCACTGGGATCAATCCAGATACCGAAGAAGAAGACAGCCGAAAAGCAAGCGATGATGAACCATTTTCAGCACTCGCTTTTAAAATCATGACCGATCCATTTGTTGGAAAGCTGGCATTCTTCCGTGTATATTCCGGAAGTATCGAATCTGGTTCTTATGTTTTCAACTCCTCTAAGGGAAAAAGAGAACGTCTTGGCCGAATTCTGCAAATGCATGCTAACCACCGTGAAGAGATTACCACTGTTTATACCGGTGATATCGCTGCCGCGGTTGGTTTAAAAGATACTTCAACAGGGGATACCTTGTGTTCAGACAAGGCGCCCATTATTCTTGAGTCGATGGAATTCCCGGAACCGGTAATCCATGTCGCCATAGAACCAAAAACAAAGGCCGGCCAGGAAAAAATGAGTACCGCTTTAGCAAAACTGGCTGAAGAAGATCCTACGTTCAGAACGCGTACCGATGAAGAAACGGGTCAAACCATTATCTCAGGAATGGGTGAGCTTCACCTTGACATTATCGTTGACCGAATGCTTCGTGAATTTAAAGTGGAAGCCAATGTTGGGGCACCTCAGGTGGCCTACAAAGAATCCATTACCAAAGCAGTTGATGCTGAGGGTAAATTTGCCCGTCAATCGGGTGGTCGTGGTCAATATGGTCACTGTCTTATCCGGATGGAACCAGTTGAACCGGGAACCGGATATATCTTCGAAAACAAGACCGTTGGAGGATCGATTCCAAAAGAATTCATCAACCCAATTAATCAGGGGATTGAAGAAGCCATGCGTAATGGTGTTTTAGCTGGATATCCTGTACTCGATCTTAAGGTTATCGTATATGATGGTTCTTACCATGATGTGGATTCATCAGAAATGGCCTTTAAGGTTGCCGGGTCGATGGCGTTTAAAAACGGTATGAGAAAAGCCGATCCGGTTATCTTAGAACCAGTATTTAAACTTGAAGTCGTCATTCCAGAAGAATACATGGGCGATGTCATGGGCGATATCAGCTCGCGACGTGGTCGTGTTGAGGGTATGGAAATGCGTGGTGGTGCACAGATCATTAAAGGGATGGTGCCACTGTCAGAAATGTTTGGATATGCAACAACACTAAGAAGTAAAACTCAGGGCCGTGGTGTTTACACCATGCAGTTCTCACACTATGAAGCAGTTCCTAAATTTATTTCAGAAGAAATAATTGAAGGACGTAAATAATAGCAAAGCTATAAAATAAATTTTAAGGAGAAGAACAAATGGCAAAGTCAAAATTTGAAAGAAATAAGCCCCATGTAAATGTTGGAACAATTGGTCACGTCGATCATGGTAAAACAACATTAACAGCGGCAATCACATCTGTACTTAATAAGCGATTTGGAACAGGGGAAGCCGTTGCATTTGAAAACATCGATAAAGCCCCAGAAGAAAGAGAACGTGGGATCACGATTTCAACCGCTCACGTAGAATATGAAACAGCAGTACGTCACTATGCTCACGTTGACTGCCCGGGCCATGCCGATTATGTTAAGAACATGATTACCGGTGCTGCTCAAATGGACGGCGCGATCCTGGTTGTTAGCGCTGCCGATGGTCCAATGCCACAGACCCGTGAACATATCCTGTTAAGCCGTCAGGTAGGCGTACCATACATCGTTGTTTTCTTAAACAAAGTCGATATGGTCGATGACGAAGAATTACTGGAATTAGTTGAAATGGAAGTGCGTGAACTKCTTGACGAATATGAATTCCCAGGCGACGATACACCAATCATTGCCGGATCKGCYTTAAAAGGTCTGGAAGATCCCGATGGCCCATGGGGWGACAAGATTGTTGAACTGATGACTGCTGTTGACGAATGGATTCCTGATCCTGTTCGTGATACTGAAAAACCATTCCTGATGCCAGTCGAAGATGTTTTCTCAATCACCGGCCGTGGTACCGTCGCAACTGGACGGATCGAACGTGGGATTGTTAAAGTYGGYGAAGAAGTTGAAATTGTCGGTATTCACGATGTTCGCAAAACAGTCGTAACCGGAATCGAAATGTTCCGTAAATTACTGGACGAAGGACGATCAGGGGATAACGTTGGGGCATTACTGCGTGGTGTTGACCGAACTCAAATCGAACGTGGACAGGTACTGGCTAAGCCCGGTTCCATCAAACCACATACCCACTATATGTCAGAAGTGTATGTCTTAACCAAAGAAGAAGGCGGACGTCATACCCCATTCTTTGATGGCTATCGACCACAGTTCTACTTTAGAACAACGGATGTAACGGGTGTTATCAAATTACCAGAAGGCGTTGAAATGGTTATGCCAGGGGATAACGTGCAAATGGAAATCACCCTGATTACCCCAATCGCCATCGAAGAAGGTTTACGTTTTGCGATTCGTGAAGGCGGCCGTACCGTTGGTTCTGGTGTTGTAGCTAAAATGCTGGCTGATTAATCTCGCCGCGTAAGATACATTATAAAGTATGAAAAAAACAATATTTGAGCGATGCTGTTTGATCAGTTCGACAGCGTAAGGTAAATACAAATAGTCGTTATTTTTCCCCGCCTCTCCAGTAGA is a window encoding:
- the tuf gene encoding elongation factor Tu → MAKSKFERNKPHVNVGTIGHVDHGKTTLTAAITSVLNKRFGTGEAVAFENIDKAPEERERGITISTAHVEYETAVRHYAHVDCPGHADYVKNMITGAAQMDGAILVVSAADGPMPQTREHILLSRQVGVPYIVVFLNKVDMVDDEELLELVEMEVRELLDEYEFPGDDTPIIAGSALKGLEDPDGPWGDKIVELMTAVDEWIPDPVRDTEKPFLMPVEDVFSITGRGTVATGRIERGIVKVGEEVEIVGIHDVRKTVVTGIEMFRKLLDEGRSGDNVGALLRGVDRTQIERGQVLAKPGSIKPHTHYMSEVYVLTKEEGGRHTPFFDGYRPQFYFRTTDVTGVIKLPEGVEMVMPGDNVQMEITLITPIAIEEGLRFAIREGGRTVGSGVVAKMLAD
- the rpsL gene encoding 30S ribosomal protein S12, producing MPTINQLVKNGRKRMEEKTKTPALKANPQKRGVCTAVRTSTPKKPNSALRKIARVRLVNGMEVTAYIPGVGHNLQEHSIVLIKGGRVKDLPGVRYKIIRGALDTAGVDARRQARSKYGAKKPKK
- the rpoC gene encoding DNA-directed RNA polymerase subunit beta' is translated as MLNEEFTFKSLQIGLASPEKIREWSRGEVKKPETINYRTLKPEKEGLFCEKIFGPQKDWECNCGKYKRIRHKGIVCENCGVEVTKAKVRRERMGHIELASPVSHIWYFKGIPSRMGLILEMSPRNLEKIIYFAAYVVTDPGESNFDFKQILTEAEYKEAKGQFGNKFTASIGAEAIQELLKLVDLDQESAVLKEELKGSSGQKKIRIARRLEAVEAFRNSTNRPEWMILETIPVIPPELRPMVQLDGGRFATSDLNDLYRRVINRNNRLLKLLELDAPDIIVQNEKRMLQEAVDALIDNGRRGRAVTGPGNRPFKSLSDMLKGKQGRFRQNLLGKRVDYSGRSVIVVGPELKMYQCGLPKEMAIELFKPFVMRELVGRNLSQNIKSAKKMVEKLDPMVWDVLEDVIQEHPVLLNRAPTLHRLGIQAFEPILVEGKAIKLHPLVCTAYNADFDGDQMAVHVPLSVEAQAEARFLMLASNNILKPQDGTAVVAPTQDMILGTYYMTIYKTDGKGTGSVFRDLDEMEMAYFNKDVDLHSLVKVRIVKEIDGEMMTRLVDGTVGRFIFNTIIPQNLGFVKRETIEEKFALEVDRQVNKKVLSEIVERCYKTYGPTKTSEVLDEIKRLGFKFSTRGAITVGVSDMEVPKNKEEILSRADDKITENMTLYRQGFISDEERYNNVVEIWNKATDEVTDALLNHLEALNPINMMADSGARGSKNQIRQLAGMRGLMANPSGRIIELPIRSNFREGLNVLEFFSSTHGARKGLADTALRTADSGYLTRRLVDVSQDVIVREDDCGTTRGYEVSTINDHGEIIETLQERLVGRYAFEDVIDPKTGEVLAPGGEIISTEMAQAIDKAGIEKVLIRAAFNCQSKYGVCKTCYGVDLTTWRPVEIGEAVGIIAAQSIGEPGTQLTMRTFHTGGVASADDITQGLPRIEELFEARKPKGQAIISEIDGRVEIQDTQKKTEAVVTGADGDMKVYLIPYGSRLRVHTGDQVIAGDEITEGSINPSDILRIQGIDHVQQYLLQEVQKVYRMQGVHIGDKHLEVIIRQMLRKVKIENPGDTALLAGSLVDIFNFEDENTAAREAGAEEATASRELLGITKASLATDSFLSAASFQETTRVLTDAAIKGKVDPLIGLKENVIIGQLVPAGTGVKMYGDIDLVYEREEEDVYEDMIEEETVTESLDIVFDDDILNAYVEEEQEETEDAIITDLDIFDLDFLTKE
- a CDS encoding DNA-directed RNA polymerase subunit beta, which encodes MLHPEKDGLRTRQSFSKIKEVIEMPNLIEVQKDSYNWFIEKGLQEVFDDIDKIEDYTGNLVLEFVDYSIEGKPKYSVEECKERDQTYFIPLKVTVRLINKEKNEVKEQKVYMADLHKMTDTGTFIVNGAERVIVSQLVRSPGAYFSLSRDKLGKKLFSAQVIPNRGAWLEYETDSNDIMYVKIDRTRKLPITALIRALGLGTNQEILDFYGDDYRLIETIKKDENNNMKSTRDGLIEIYKRLRPGEPPTVESAQSLLNSMFFDDRRYDLAKVGRHKYNKKLSLSTRIAGQRAANTVVNPETGEVYVEEGEIITNDVAIDIQNTGINVVDVKVEDKIVRVIGNGFVDISAQDLAFDISDLDITENVCYEVLKEILESDATDEEKKKSIKKRMDELVPKHVLISDLHASISYIIGLDYDIGAIDDIDHLGNRRLRSVGELLQNQFRIGLSRMERVVRERMSVQDDEILTPQGLINTRPVNAALKEFFGSSQLSQFMDQTNPLAELTHKRRLSALGPGGLSRERAGFEVRDVHHSHYGRMCPIETPEGPNIGLIGSLSTYARVNEYGFIEAPYRKVHNGVVSEEIHYLAADEEGRYTIAQANEPLDDNNRFARKQVTGRAGSKRDFVLIPPDRVDYMDISPKQIVSVATSLIPFLENDDANRALMGANMQRQAVPLLIPKAPVIGTGMEHKAAKDSGVCVIARNAGTVERVEAAAVHIRTDNGELDKYTLLKFKRSNQGTCMNHKPLVNKGQYVQAGEIIADGPSTEMGELALGRNILMGFMTWEGYNYEDAILINEKLLKEDVFTSIHIEEFEAEARETNLGPEEITRDIPNVSEDALKNLDERGIIFVGAEVKSDDILVGKVTPKGETDLSAEEKLLRAIFGEKAREIRDTSLKVPHGESGIVLDVKVFSRENKDEDLKPGVNTLVRVLIAVKRKISVGDKMAGRHGNKGVISRILPEEDMPFMPDGTALQIVLNPLGVPSRMNIGQVLEVHLGLAMRTIGWHIATPVFDPANEDDIMELLGQAGLPEDGKIQLYDGRSGEPFDNKVTVGYMYILKLHHLVDDKMHARSTGPYSLVTQQPLGGKAQFGGQRFGEMEVWALEAYGAAHTLQEILTIKSDDVVGRVKAYESIVKGENIPKPGIPESFKVLMKEFQSLGLDVNILNDQEMIKVLDDEMDERDPLEELAIEIGSTEISEAGDDVKLEDSFQIKSIDDDEDDDLFQ
- the fusA gene encoding elongation factor G; protein product: MSREYSLDKTRNIGIMAHIDAGKTTTTERILFYSGKIHKIGETHDGVSQMDWMEQEQERGITITSAATTCFWNNNRINIIDTPGHVDFTVEVERSLRVLDGAVAVFCAKGGVEPQSETVWRQADKYHVPRMAYINKMDITGADFYNVLKMMEDRLSTNPVPIQLPIGKESDFVGIIDLLIMKAIIYKDDLGEEIEIIDIPEDMRELADEYREKIIESISDYDESIMEKFLEGEEVGLDELKAAIRLATLNVDIIPVVCGSSYKNKGVQLVLDAIVDYMPCPLDVPAITGINPDTEEEDSRKASDDEPFSALAFKIMTDPFVGKLAFFRVYSGSIESGSYVFNSSKGKRERLGRILQMHANHREEITTVYTGDIAAAVGLKDTSTGDTLCSDKAPIILESMEFPEPVIHVAIEPKTKAGQEKMSTALAKLAEEDPTFRTRTDEETGQTIISGMGELHLDIIVDRMLREFKVEANVGAPQVAYKESITKAVDAEGKFARQSGGRGQYGHCLIRMEPVEPGTGYIFENKTVGGSIPKEFINPINQGIEEAMRNGVLAGYPVLDLKVIVYDGSYHDVDSSEMAFKVAGSMAFKNGMRKADPVILEPVFKLEVVIPEEYMGDVMGDISSRRGRVEGMEMRGGAQIIKGMVPLSEMFGYATTLRSKTQGRGVYTMQFSHYEAVPKFISEEIIEGRK
- the rpsG gene encoding 30S ribosomal protein S7, translated to MPRKGPVPKREVLPDPIYGDIVVTKLVNNIMLDGKKGVAQKIVYDAFEKVNEKTGKDALEAFQEALANITPVLEVKARRVGGATYQVPMEIRTERKQALGLRWLVTYSRKRSEKTMKDRLAGEIMDALNNSGAAVKKKDDTHAMAEANKAFAHYRW
- a CDS encoding ribosomal L7Ae/L30e/S12e/Gadd45 family protein, with translation MNQFVDVSKVIGMKQTLKAVKEGNAIKVILAEDTDEKIKKSIVECCDQYQIALERVETKVGLGKAGGIDRAAAVIAIIK